Proteins encoded together in one Kitasatospora albolonga window:
- a CDS encoding ATP-binding protein, whose translation MSIWWSLHLRREAASVPLARRFLLGTMETAGVDPDISFDLSVALSEACANAVEHGGERSGLVERGDAGPGRPLADSHADSDSGQYRVTAYLDGEMCRIEVSDSGPGFPARCALPPAAPVPCVAESGRGLDLIEQLADHVQFGNRPGRGAVVSFDKVLKWREGALLMV comes from the coding sequence ATGAGCATCTGGTGGTCACTCCATTTGCGGCGCGAAGCTGCGAGCGTTCCGCTCGCCCGTCGTTTTCTGCTCGGCACCATGGAGACCGCGGGGGTGGACCCGGATATCTCCTTCGACCTGTCGGTCGCGCTCAGTGAAGCCTGCGCCAATGCCGTCGAACACGGCGGCGAGCGGTCGGGCCTCGTGGAGCGGGGGGACGCCGGACCGGGAAGGCCCCTGGCGGACTCGCACGCCGACTCCGACTCCGGGCAGTACCGGGTCACGGCCTATCTGGACGGCGAGATGTGCCGTATCGAGGTGTCCGACTCGGGCCCGGGCTTTCCCGCCCGGTGCGCTCTCCCCCCGGCCGCGCCCGTCCCCTGCGTCGCCGAGAGCGGTCGCGGGCTGGACCTCATCGAGCAGCTCGCCGACCACGTCCAGTTCGGCAACCGGCCGGGCCGGGGCGCGGTGGTCAGCTTCGACAAGGTCCTGAAATGGCGGGAGGGCGCGCTGCTCATGGTGTGA
- a CDS encoding Xaa-Pro aminopeptidase: protein MSEELIPETPEQETEENEAAEPIKQRKNGLYPGVSDELAENMKSGWADTELRDLEPIAQAGHTAARRAALSARFPGERLVIPAGNLKTRSNDTEYAFRASTEYAYLTGDQTQDGVLVLEPSGESGHEATIYLLPRSDRENGEFWLDGQGELWVGRRHSLTEAEQLLGIPAKDVRELAAALAEATGPVRAVRGHDASIEAALTDKVTAERDEELRVHLSEARLVKDAFEIAELQKACDATARGFEDVVKSLDKAEATSERFIEGTFFLRARVEGNDIGYGSICAAGPHATTLHWVRNDGAVRAGELLLLDAGVETNELYTADVTRTLPINGTFSPVQRKIYDAVYEAQEAGIAAVKPGAAYRDFHDAAQRVLAEKLVEWGLLGDLSVDKVLELGLQRRWTLHGTGHMLGMDVHDCAVARTETYVDSTLEPGVCLTVEPGLYFQADDLTVPEEYRGIGVRIEDDILVTEDGNRNLSDKLPRQADEVEAWMAQLKG from the coding sequence GTGTCTGAGGAGCTCATCCCGGAGACCCCGGAGCAGGAGACCGAAGAGAACGAGGCCGCAGAGCCGATCAAGCAGCGGAAGAACGGCCTGTACCCGGGCGTCTCCGACGAGCTTGCCGAGAACATGAAGTCCGGCTGGGCCGACACCGAGCTGCGCGACCTCGAACCGATCGCCCAGGCCGGGCACACCGCCGCCCGGCGCGCCGCGCTCTCCGCCCGCTTCCCCGGCGAGCGCCTGGTCATCCCCGCGGGCAACCTGAAGACCCGCTCCAACGACACCGAGTACGCCTTCCGCGCCTCCACCGAGTACGCGTACCTCACCGGCGACCAGACCCAGGACGGCGTCCTCGTCCTGGAGCCGTCCGGCGAGAGCGGCCACGAGGCCACCATCTACCTGCTGCCCCGCTCGGACCGGGAGAACGGCGAGTTCTGGCTCGACGGCCAGGGCGAGCTGTGGGTCGGCCGCCGCCACTCCCTCACCGAGGCCGAGCAGCTCCTGGGCATCCCCGCGAAGGACGTCCGCGAGCTCGCCGCCGCGCTGGCCGAGGCCACCGGACCGGTCCGCGCCGTGCGCGGTCACGACGCGTCCATCGAGGCCGCCCTCACCGACAAGGTCACCGCCGAGCGCGACGAGGAGCTGCGCGTCCACCTCTCCGAGGCCCGCCTCGTGAAGGACGCCTTCGAGATCGCCGAGCTCCAGAAGGCGTGCGACGCCACCGCGCGCGGCTTCGAGGACGTCGTCAAGAGCCTGGACAAGGCGGAGGCGACCAGCGAGCGCTTCATCGAGGGCACGTTCTTCCTGCGCGCCCGCGTCGAGGGCAACGACATCGGCTACGGCTCGATCTGCGCCGCCGGTCCGCACGCCACCACCCTGCACTGGGTCCGCAACGACGGTGCCGTACGCGCCGGAGAGCTGCTGCTCCTGGACGCGGGCGTGGAGACGAACGAGCTCTACACCGCCGACGTGACCCGGACCCTGCCGATCAACGGCACGTTCTCGCCGGTGCAGCGCAAGATCTACGACGCGGTGTACGAGGCCCAGGAGGCAGGCATCGCCGCCGTGAAGCCCGGTGCCGCCTACCGCGATTTCCACGACGCCGCGCAGCGCGTGCTCGCCGAGAAGCTCGTCGAGTGGGGCCTGCTCGGCGATCTGTCCGTGGACAAGGTCCTGGAGCTGGGCCTCCAGCGCCGCTGGACCCTGCACGGCACCGGGCACATGCTCGGCATGGACGTCCACGACTGCGCCGTCGCGCGCACCGAGACGTACGTCGACAGCACCCTGGAGCCGGGCGTCTGCCTGACCGTGGAGCCGGGTCTCTACTTCCAGGCCGACGATCTGACCGTGCCCGAGGAGTACCGGGGCATCGGCGTCCGGATCGAGGACGACATCCTCGTCACCGAGGACGGCAACCGGAACCTGTCCGACAAGCTGCCCCGCCAGGCCGACGAGGTCGAGGCGTGGATGGCACAGCTGAAGGGCTGA
- a CDS encoding phosphatase yields MSAPHLPKVAGIDPEVPVSTQTPAPLREVPAAPGAFIQDRLAGWVSDLTTLHELTERLAVTATLDAALDELLHAGAALVGARRGLLVLEPAGGGSPSTTVGLGLSHADLGHLETVPRAATALGRVLDGLPGTADGIAGPDLLGDEHLDPRHREVATRLGYAATYALPLASEAAGRLGGAVWLYDEPGEPSEKQRHLVGLYARYATEHLARLTELERARADVATVAEELLPSRLPRIPGVRLAALHRTGPRGGGDWYDALPLPDHALGLAVGSVGGSGPSAMAAMGRLRASLRAYAVMEGEDPVAVLSDLELLLRLTEPARTATALFAYCEPAARKVVLAGAGHTPPLVLGERRCEFVETTLSAPLGMLACWEAPSVEFSPAPGETVLLCTDGLLRRTGDPMDRAFARLHSAAASVPKAGRHDPAAVADHVLRTMLPDGLDRSDSTEDVVILAAHFD; encoded by the coding sequence ATGAGCGCCCCACACCTGCCGAAAGTGGCTGGAATCGATCCAGAAGTTCCGGTTTCAACGCAGACTCCCGCACCCCTGAGGGAGGTCCCGGCAGCGCCCGGAGCCTTCATCCAGGACCGGCTCGCGGGCTGGGTCTCGGATCTCACGACGCTGCACGAACTCACCGAGCGGCTGGCCGTGACCGCCACCCTCGATGCCGCCCTGGACGAGCTGCTGCACGCCGGAGCCGCCCTCGTCGGCGCCCGCCGAGGACTCCTCGTACTGGAACCGGCGGGCGGCGGGAGCCCGTCCACCACCGTCGGCCTCGGTCTCTCCCACGCCGATCTCGGGCACCTCGAGACCGTGCCCCGCGCCGCCACCGCCCTGGGCCGCGTCCTCGACGGGCTCCCGGGCACCGCCGACGGGATCGCCGGGCCCGATCTGCTCGGCGACGAGCACCTGGACCCCCGTCACCGCGAGGTCGCCACCCGGCTCGGGTACGCCGCCACGTACGCCCTGCCCCTCGCCTCCGAGGCGGCCGGGCGGCTCGGCGGCGCCGTCTGGCTCTACGACGAGCCCGGGGAGCCCTCGGAGAAGCAGCGCCACCTCGTCGGCCTGTACGCGCGGTACGCCACCGAGCACCTGGCCCGCCTGACCGAACTGGAGCGGGCCCGCGCCGACGTCGCGACCGTCGCCGAGGAGCTGCTGCCCAGCCGGCTGCCCCGTATCCCCGGTGTCCGGCTGGCCGCGCTCCACCGGACCGGGCCCCGGGGCGGCGGCGACTGGTACGACGCGCTGCCGCTGCCCGACCACGCGCTCGGCCTCGCGGTCGGCTCCGTGGGCGGTTCGGGGCCGAGCGCGATGGCCGCGATGGGGCGGCTGCGGGCCAGTCTGCGGGCGTACGCCGTGATGGAGGGCGAGGACCCCGTCGCTGTACTCTCCGATCTGGAACTCCTGCTGCGGCTCACCGAGCCCGCGCGGACCGCCACCGCCCTCTTCGCCTACTGCGAGCCCGCCGCCCGCAAGGTCGTGCTCGCCGGGGCCGGGCACACCCCGCCGCTGGTGCTGGGCGAGCGGCGCTGCGAGTTCGTCGAGACCACGCTCTCCGCCCCGCTGGGGATGCTCGCCTGCTGGGAGGCGCCGAGCGTGGAGTTCTCCCCCGCGCCGGGAGAAACGGTGCTTCTCTGTACGGACGGCCTGCTGCGCCGCACCGGGGACCCGATGGACCGGGCCTTCGCCCGGCTGCACTCGGCCGCCGCTTCGGTACCGAAGGCGGGGCGGCACGATCCCGCCGCCGTCGCCGACCACGTACTGCGCACGATGCTGCCCGACGGGCTCGACCGGAGCGACTCCACCGAGGACGTGGTGATCCTCGCCGCGCACTTCGACTGA
- a CDS encoding DNA primase, translated as MREILGRRRRLRLRRKEGAARLDAALTFATRWRWPVLPGAGTAPAALRDGRGLGCACPDPDCAVPGAHPFDPGLLAATTDERMVRWWWTNRPTAPVMLATGGRAPCAVSLPALAGARALTALDLMGMRLGPVVATPTRWSLLVAPYTLERLGELLYSKDWVPSSLRFHGEGGYLVLPPSEIGAGQVRWERAPRPAAPADSAVPSPVFPVFRRAARGGGAPAEAAPWLPDVEAVLDALVEASTSAPDGGSRLAY; from the coding sequence ATGCGCGAGATCCTCGGAAGGCGACGCAGGCTCCGGCTCCGGCGCAAGGAGGGTGCCGCCCGGCTCGACGCGGCCCTGACCTTTGCCACCCGATGGCGGTGGCCCGTGCTCCCCGGAGCCGGGACCGCGCCGGCCGCCCTGCGCGACGGGCGTGGCCTCGGCTGCGCCTGTCCGGACCCCGACTGCGCCGTGCCCGGCGCGCACCCTTTCGACCCCGGACTGCTGGCGGCCACCACGGACGAGCGCATGGTGCGCTGGTGGTGGACCAACCGCCCCACCGCCCCGGTGATGCTGGCGACCGGCGGCCGGGCGCCCTGCGCGGTGAGCCTGCCCGCCTTGGCCGGTGCGCGAGCGCTGACCGCCCTGGACCTGATGGGCATGCGGCTGGGCCCCGTCGTGGCGACGCCCACCCGCTGGTCGCTGCTGGTGGCCCCGTACACGCTGGAACGGCTCGGCGAGCTGCTGTACAGCAAGGACTGGGTGCCCAGCTCGCTCCGGTTCCACGGGGAGGGCGGCTATCTCGTGCTGCCGCCCTCCGAGATCGGCGCGGGCCAGGTGCGCTGGGAGCGGGCCCCTCGGCCCGCCGCTCCGGCGGACTCCGCCGTTCCGTCCCCGGTCTTCCCCGTCTTCCGCCGGGCGGCGAGGGGCGGGGGCGCTCCGGCGGAGGCGGCCCCCTGGCTCCCGGACGTCGAGGCGGTCCTGGACGCCTTGGTCGAGGCGAGCACCAGCGCTCCGGACGGTGGCAGCAGGCTCGCGTACTGA
- a CDS encoding topoisomerase II yields MAKKRPQTKAGKQQLKDGEIPVVGAREPCPCGSGRRYKACHGRAAAQAVTELVHRPFEGLAGECDWVALRELVPAATVELTLKDGLPEGVPSVTLATVLPMAWPALRRDDGSVLLALQNDTSSGDLSRDLADTLQRALEVEPGNPVAARRVPADGPRLQDLLDPDAAFEPVVHTGFEFWVPDAENATPEVSASLERANAAAIPTVLLSGVDAAYWCETPEKNHLRWVMLHPEEQLLDALARLHAAGTSSLGDGTRLVGSFRAHGLVVPVWDLPSSMGAEACEKPAVAFAERLAAALASDAPLTAEERRARGGLTNRQVTLS; encoded by the coding sequence ATGGCCAAGAAGCGCCCTCAGACCAAGGCCGGGAAGCAGCAGCTCAAGGACGGTGAGATCCCGGTCGTCGGGGCCCGTGAGCCCTGCCCGTGCGGTTCGGGCCGTCGCTACAAGGCGTGTCACGGACGCGCCGCCGCCCAGGCCGTGACCGAGCTCGTCCACCGCCCGTTCGAGGGACTGGCCGGTGAGTGCGACTGGGTCGCCCTGCGCGAGCTGGTGCCCGCCGCCACCGTCGAACTGACGCTGAAGGACGGGCTGCCCGAGGGCGTTCCGTCGGTGACCCTCGCGACCGTGCTGCCGATGGCGTGGCCCGCCCTGCGCCGCGACGACGGCTCCGTCCTCCTGGCCCTCCAGAACGACACCTCATCCGGCGACCTCAGCCGCGACCTCGCCGACACCCTCCAGCGCGCCCTGGAGGTCGAGCCCGGGAACCCGGTCGCGGCCCGCCGCGTACCGGCCGACGGGCCGCGCCTCCAGGACCTGCTCGACCCGGACGCCGCGTTCGAGCCGGTCGTCCACACCGGGTTCGAGTTCTGGGTGCCCGACGCGGAGAACGCCACCCCCGAGGTGTCCGCCTCCCTCGAGCGCGCGAACGCCGCCGCGATCCCGACGGTGCTGCTCTCCGGCGTCGACGCCGCGTACTGGTGCGAGACCCCGGAGAAGAACCACCTGCGCTGGGTCATGCTGCACCCCGAGGAGCAGCTCCTCGACGCGCTGGCCCGGCTGCACGCCGCAGGCACCTCCTCGCTCGGCGACGGCACCCGGCTGGTCGGCTCGTTCCGGGCGCACGGTCTGGTCGTACCCGTCTGGGACCTGCCGAGCTCGATGGGCGCGGAGGCGTGCGAGAAGCCCGCCGTCGCGTTCGCCGAGCGGCTGGCGGCGGCGCTCGCCTCCGACGCCCCGCTCACCGCCGAGGAGCGGCGCGCCCGCGGCGGCCTCACCAACCGCCAGGTGACGCTCAGCTGA
- a CDS encoding glycerophosphodiester phosphodiesterase → MTHARQRSAHTSIQVVAHRGASDDAPEHTLAAYRKAIEDGADALECDVRLTADGHLVCVHDRRVNRTSNGRGAVSALELADLAALDFGSWKDREESPDWDPVPGELTSVLTLERLLELFTDVRATGRPLQLAIETKHPTRWAGQVEERLLKLLDRFGLTAPPADEPSPIRIMSFSGRSLHRVQAAAPSLPTVYLMQFVSPRLRDGRLPAGSRIAGPGMRIVRSHPGYIERLHRAGHRVHVWTVNEPADVELCAELGVEAIITNRPKQVLSQLGRI, encoded by the coding sequence GTGACCCACGCACGGCAGCGCAGCGCGCACACCTCGATCCAGGTCGTCGCCCATCGCGGAGCCTCCGACGACGCCCCCGAACACACCCTGGCCGCCTACCGCAAAGCGATCGAGGACGGGGCCGACGCCCTGGAGTGCGACGTCCGGCTGACCGCCGACGGCCACCTCGTCTGCGTGCACGACCGCCGGGTGAACCGTACGTCGAACGGGCGCGGCGCCGTCTCCGCCCTGGAGCTCGCCGATCTCGCCGCCCTCGACTTCGGCTCCTGGAAGGACCGCGAGGAGTCGCCGGACTGGGACCCGGTGCCGGGCGAGCTCACCTCCGTACTCACCCTGGAACGGCTCCTGGAGCTCTTCACCGACGTACGGGCCACGGGGCGGCCGCTCCAGCTGGCCATCGAGACGAAGCACCCCACCCGTTGGGCCGGACAGGTCGAGGAGCGGCTCCTGAAGCTGCTGGACCGGTTCGGCCTGACCGCGCCGCCCGCCGACGAGCCCTCGCCCATCCGCATCATGAGCTTCTCCGGGCGCTCCCTGCACCGCGTCCAGGCCGCCGCGCCCTCGCTGCCCACGGTCTACCTGATGCAGTTCGTCTCGCCCCGGCTGCGCGACGGACGGCTGCCCGCCGGTTCCCGGATCGCCGGGCCCGGCATGCGGATCGTGCGCAGCCACCCCGGGTACATCGAACGGCTGCACCGGGCGGGCCACCGCGTGCACGTCTGGACCGTGAACGAACCGGCCGACGTGGAGCTCTGCGCCGAACTCGGCGTCGAGGCGATCATCACCAACCGGCCGAAGCAGGTTCTGTCCCAACTGGGCCGCATTTAG
- a CDS encoding DNA primase produces the protein MATIDRQTATLALAHALSAAERGLPVFPLSATKLPALRSPHHGEQPPVRCRGACGLPGHGVHDATTDPAAVRALFAAAPRATGYGIACGRAPHRLIGIDLDIDTAYGNDSVGALQQLALHHLFTIPPTVTVLTPSGGRHLWLTGPADTTVPNSAGRLAPGIDIRGSGGYLVGPGSVTAHGRYRLAPGTAHLAPAPCPRALLRLLTPPPRGPRPPATEDARGRRGEGLVQFVLAAHEGQRNTRLFWAACRAYEHGFGDALADALTAAAVRTGLTETEARAAIASAARLTQGRND, from the coding sequence ATGGCCACCATCGACCGGCAGACCGCCACCCTGGCCCTCGCCCACGCCCTCTCCGCCGCCGAGCGCGGGCTCCCCGTCTTCCCCCTGTCCGCCACCAAGCTCCCCGCCCTGCGCTCCCCCCACCACGGCGAGCAGCCGCCGGTCCGCTGCCGGGGCGCGTGCGGACTGCCGGGCCACGGGGTGCACGACGCCACCACGGACCCCGCGGCCGTCCGCGCCCTCTTCGCCGCCGCGCCCCGGGCCACCGGCTACGGCATCGCCTGCGGACGCGCCCCGCACCGGCTGATCGGCATCGACCTGGACATCGACACCGCGTACGGCAACGACTCGGTGGGCGCCCTCCAGCAGCTGGCCCTCCACCACCTGTTCACCATCCCGCCGACGGTCACCGTGCTCACCCCGAGCGGCGGCCGCCACCTCTGGCTCACCGGCCCCGCCGACACCACGGTCCCCAACTCGGCCGGCCGCCTCGCCCCGGGCATCGACATCCGCGGCAGCGGCGGCTACCTGGTCGGCCCCGGATCGGTCACCGCCCACGGCCGCTACCGCCTGGCCCCCGGCACCGCCCACCTCGCCCCGGCCCCCTGCCCCCGCGCCCTCCTGCGCCTCCTCACCCCTCCACCGCGCGGCCCCCGGCCCCCCGCCACCGAAGACGCCCGGGGCCGCCGGGGCGAGGGCCTGGTCCAGTTCGTCCTGGCGGCCCACGAGGGCCAGCGCAACACCCGCCTGTTCTGGGCCGCCTGCCGCGCCTACGAACACGGCTTCGGCGACGCCCTGGCCGACGCCCTCACCGCCGCCGCGGTCCGCACGGGCCTCACGGAGACGGAGGCCCGAGCCGCGATCGCTTCTGCGGCGCGGCTGACGCAGGGGCGGAACGACTGA
- a CDS encoding acyl-CoA dehydrogenase — protein sequence MHLAPTERQQRLRTELRSYFAALMAGSGGRGGSGGGGGSRRDDPDEQRRLLRQIGADSLLGLGWPVAYGGQGRGPDEQFVFFDEAYRAGAPVSMVTLNTVGPTLMRYGTEEQKAYFLPRILSGELVFAIGYSEPEAGTDLAALRTRAVRDGDGDRGEGDGGGDGGGEGHWVIDGQKIFTSNAQQADWIWLACRTDPDAPKHRGISIILVPTDDPGFSWTPIETVGGLTTTATYYDGVRVPASNLVGEENGGWKLITSQLNHERVALAAIGMQAEDFYEEALAHVCTPDPATGRRRIDEPWVRARLAEAYARLAATRLLNWRLVGAVGAGALAPGEASGVKFAGTESAVEVYRMCQEVVGEAALLRGGSPGCFGADGSGGGGGGDGAVRGGGELERMNRAAQINTFGGGVSEVQREIVATMRLGMTRGKR from the coding sequence GTGCACCTCGCCCCCACGGAGCGCCAGCAGCGGCTGCGTACCGAACTGCGCTCCTACTTCGCCGCCTTGATGGCGGGGAGCGGAGGGAGGGGAGGAAGCGGCGGAGGCGGGGGGAGCCGACGGGACGATCCGGATGAACAGCGGCGGCTGCTCCGGCAGATCGGTGCCGACTCCCTGCTCGGCCTCGGCTGGCCCGTGGCATACGGCGGCCAAGGGCGGGGCCCCGACGAGCAGTTCGTCTTCTTCGACGAGGCGTACCGGGCGGGCGCCCCCGTCTCCATGGTCACCCTCAACACCGTCGGCCCGACCCTCATGCGGTACGGCACCGAGGAGCAGAAGGCGTACTTCCTGCCCCGCATCCTCAGCGGCGAGCTCGTCTTCGCGATCGGTTACAGCGAACCCGAAGCCGGTACGGACCTGGCGGCCCTGCGCACTCGCGCCGTGCGCGACGGCGACGGCGATCGCGGGGAGGGCGACGGCGGCGGGGATGGCGGGGGCGAAGGCCACTGGGTCATCGACGGCCAGAAGATCTTCACCAGCAACGCCCAGCAGGCGGACTGGATCTGGCTCGCCTGCCGTACGGACCCCGACGCCCCGAAGCACCGGGGCATCTCGATCATCCTCGTGCCGACCGACGACCCCGGCTTCTCCTGGACGCCGATCGAGACCGTGGGCGGCCTGACGACCACCGCCACCTACTACGACGGCGTACGCGTCCCCGCCTCGAACCTCGTGGGGGAGGAGAACGGCGGCTGGAAGCTCATCACCAGCCAGCTCAACCACGAGCGCGTCGCCCTCGCCGCCATCGGTATGCAGGCCGAGGACTTCTACGAGGAGGCCCTCGCCCACGTCTGTACCCCCGACCCCGCGACGGGGCGCCGCCGGATCGACGAGCCGTGGGTACGCGCCCGGCTCGCGGAGGCGTACGCCCGGCTCGCGGCGACCCGGCTGCTGAACTGGCGGCTGGTCGGGGCCGTGGGGGCGGGCGCGCTGGCCCCCGGGGAGGCGAGCGGGGTGAAGTTCGCGGGGACCGAGAGCGCCGTGGAGGTCTACCGGATGTGCCAGGAGGTGGTCGGGGAGGCCGCCCTCCTCCGGGGCGGATCACCCGGCTGCTTCGGAGCGGACGGCAGCGGTGGCGGTGGCGGTGGTGACGGTGCTGTCCGCGGTGGTGGAGAGCTGGAGCGGATGAACCGGGCCGCGCAGATCAACACCTTCGGCGGCGGCGTCAGCGAAGTGCAGCGCGAGATCGTCGCGACCATGCGGCTCGGGATGACACGGGGCAAGCGGTGA
- a CDS encoding acyl-CoA dehydrogenase, which translates to MDFTPSEEQSAAQGLAARIFGDLSTHERLVAAGTGTDAGLWKELCTAGLPGAVEDIGLLGLVLLLEEQGRTTAQVPLAATGVYGLLAVAGHGTAEQRERLLPALRDGTAVATGAFPARDGGVRAVDGALYGAVPWVPWLRDATHVLVADAERGLWIVEARGPGVTVLPVETTAPWSAGRLGLDGVRAESLGTSTGRGTGPGAYASVLAASRIAFAGLQAGVCAGSLARAVRHTTTREQFGRPLSTNQGVLLRAADAHMDTEAIRVTAYEAAWRYDQRLDHAAQALTAAWWASEAGRRVVHAGQHLHGGTGADLDHPVHRHFLWGRQLDAYLGCGSEVLEELGLLIAEDGRQEGPS; encoded by the coding sequence ATGGACTTCACCCCGAGCGAGGAGCAGAGCGCGGCACAGGGTCTTGCCGCGCGGATCTTCGGTGACCTGTCGACGCACGAGCGGCTGGTGGCGGCGGGGACCGGGACGGACGCCGGGCTGTGGAAGGAGCTGTGCACCGCCGGGCTGCCCGGCGCGGTGGAGGACATCGGGCTCCTGGGCCTGGTCCTGCTCCTGGAGGAACAGGGCCGGACCACGGCCCAGGTCCCACTGGCGGCGACCGGGGTGTACGGGCTCCTCGCGGTCGCCGGGCACGGTACGGCGGAGCAGCGGGAACGTCTGCTGCCCGCCCTGCGCGACGGTACGGCGGTGGCGACGGGCGCCTTCCCGGCGCGGGACGGCGGGGTGCGGGCGGTGGACGGGGCGCTGTACGGGGCCGTGCCCTGGGTGCCGTGGCTGCGGGACGCCACCCATGTGCTGGTCGCGGACGCGGAGCGGGGGCTGTGGATCGTCGAGGCCCGGGGACCCGGGGTGACCGTCCTGCCCGTGGAGACGACCGCGCCCTGGTCGGCGGGGCGGCTCGGTCTCGACGGCGTACGGGCAGAATCCCTCGGTACGAGTACGGGGAGGGGTACGGGCCCGGGGGCCTACGCCTCGGTCCTTGCCGCGAGCCGGATCGCCTTCGCCGGGCTCCAGGCGGGCGTCTGCGCGGGCTCCCTCGCGCGGGCGGTCCGGCACACCACCACCCGCGAGCAGTTCGGCCGCCCGCTCTCCACCAACCAGGGCGTCCTTCTCCGCGCCGCCGACGCCCATATGGACACCGAGGCCATCCGGGTCACGGCGTACGAGGCGGCCTGGCGGTACGACCAGCGGCTCGACCACGCGGCCCAGGCGCTGACGGCCGCCTGGTGGGCCTCGGAGGCGGGGCGGCGCGTCGTGCACGCGGGGCAGCATCTGCACGGCGGCACCGGGGCCGACCTGGACCACCCGGTCCACCGGCACTTCCTCTGGGGGCGCCAGCTCGACGCGTATCTGGGCTGCGGCAGCGAAGTGCTGGAGGAGCTCGGCCTGTTGATCGCGGAGGACGGCCGTCAGGAGGGCCCGTCGTGA
- a CDS encoding acyl dehydratase: MKDPYRVGDELPPLEIPVTRTLIVAGAIASRDYQDVHHDAELAREKGSPDIFMNILTTNGLVGRYITDHFGPAAVLRKVAIRLGTPNYPGDVLRLTGHIAALEGENHTLIEVAVVGDNRTGRHVTGKVTVALPYVSHVSHVSHGEGAS; the protein is encoded by the coding sequence GTGAAGGACCCGTACCGCGTCGGCGACGAACTGCCGCCCCTGGAGATCCCCGTCACCCGCACGCTCATCGTCGCGGGCGCCATCGCGTCGCGCGACTACCAGGACGTGCACCACGACGCCGAACTGGCCCGGGAGAAGGGCTCACCGGACATCTTCATGAACATCCTCACCACCAACGGGCTCGTCGGCCGCTACATCACCGACCACTTCGGACCCGCCGCCGTCCTCCGGAAGGTCGCGATCCGCCTCGGCACCCCCAACTACCCGGGGGACGTACTCCGGTTGACCGGTCATATCGCGGCCCTGGAAGGCGAAAACCACACTCTTATAGAAGTCGCCGTCGTCGGCGACAACCGTACAGGGCGTCACGTCACCGGCAAGGTCACCGTCGCCCTTCCCTACGTGTCCCATGTGTCCCACGTGTCCCACGGCGAGGGGGCGTCATGA
- a CDS encoding lipid-transfer protein has translation MSLRRPDTLGGKAAVVGIGATEFSKNSGRSELRLAVEAVAAALDDAGLTPADVDGLVTFTMDTSPEITVAQAAGIGELSFFSRIHYGGGAACATVQQAALAVASGVADVVVCYRAFNERSGRRFGSGVQRREPTAEGAALGWNLPSGLLTPASWVAMAARRYLHTYGLEPEVFGQVAVVDRRHAARNPAAYFHGKPITLADHAASRWIVEPLRLLDCCQETDGGQALVVTSVERARDLPRPPAVVVAAAQGAGRSQEQMTSFYRDGLTGLPETGVVARQLWRSSGLGPADIDVGILYDHFTPFVLMQLEEFGFCGPGEGGAFVAADALPLNTHGGQLGEAYLHGMNGIAEAVRQIRGTSVNQVAGAARALVTAGTGVPTSGLLLGADG, from the coding sequence ATGAGCCTCCGCAGACCCGACACCCTCGGCGGAAAAGCGGCCGTCGTCGGCATCGGTGCCACCGAGTTCTCCAAGAACTCCGGCCGCAGCGAACTCAGACTGGCCGTCGAAGCCGTCGCCGCCGCCCTCGACGACGCGGGCCTCACCCCCGCCGACGTGGACGGCCTCGTCACCTTCACCATGGACACCAGCCCCGAGATCACCGTCGCCCAGGCGGCCGGCATCGGGGAGCTGTCGTTCTTCTCCCGCATCCACTACGGGGGCGGCGCCGCCTGCGCCACCGTCCAGCAGGCCGCCCTCGCGGTGGCGAGCGGGGTGGCCGACGTCGTCGTCTGCTACCGGGCGTTCAACGAGCGCTCCGGCCGCCGCTTCGGCTCGGGCGTCCAGCGGCGCGAGCCCACCGCCGAGGGCGCGGCGCTCGGCTGGAACCTGCCGTCCGGGCTGCTCACCCCCGCCTCCTGGGTAGCGATGGCGGCCCGGCGCTATCTGCATACGTACGGCCTCGAACCGGAGGTCTTCGGGCAGGTGGCGGTGGTCGACCGGCGGCATGCGGCCCGGAACCCGGCGGCGTACTTCCACGGGAAGCCGATCACGCTCGCCGACCACGCCGCCTCCCGCTGGATCGTCGAACCGCTGCGGCTGCTGGACTGCTGCCAGGAGACCGACGGCGGCCAGGCCCTCGTCGTCACCAGCGTGGAGCGCGCCCGCGACCTGCCCCGGCCGCCCGCCGTCGTCGTCGCGGCGGCCCAGGGCGCGGGCCGGTCCCAGGAGCAGATGACGAGCTTCTACCGGGACGGGCTGACCGGGCTGCCGGAGACGGGCGTGGTCGCGCGGCAGCTCTGGCGGAGCTCGGGGCTGGGCCCGGCCGATATCGACGTGGGCATCCTCTACGACCACTTCACGCCGTTCGTCCTGATGCAGCTGGAGGAGTTCGGTTTCTGCGGCCCGGGGGAGGGCGGGGCGTTCGTCGCGGCGGACGCGCTGCCCCTGAACACCCATGGGGGTCAGCTGGGGGAGGCGTACCTCCACGGGATGAACGGCATCGCGGAGGCCGTCCGGCAGATCCGGGGCACCTCGGTCAACCAGGTGGCGGGGGCGGCGAGGGCCCTGGTCACGGCCGGTACGGGGGTCCCGACGTCCGGGCTGCTCCTCGGCGCGGACGGGTGA